The Sulfitobacter sp. S223 genome has a window encoding:
- a CDS encoding adenosine kinase, with product MKTYDLVGIGNAVVDVITHADDTFLENMSIDKGIMQLIEQDRAEQLYAAMNDRLQTPGGAVANTIAGVGALGLKTAFIGRVRDDGLGKFYADAMTDNGIDFVNPPVAGGDRPTSRCMIFVTPDGERSLNTYLGISTGLTSEDVPTKVAGNAKIMFLEGYLFDHDAGKTAFREAARAAKAGGGMAGITISDPFCVERHRADFLQMIEHELDFVIGNEAEIKSLFETDDLEEAMAKTAALCPIMVCTRSGDGVTLIREGERVDIPAPARITPVDATGAGDQFAAGFIYGMATGRDLETCGRMGNLCGAEVISHVGPRPATDMMEIFRREGLV from the coding sequence ATGAAGACCTATGACCTCGTCGGGATCGGCAATGCCGTTGTAGATGTAATCACCCATGCGGATGATACGTTTCTCGAAAACATGAGCATCGACAAAGGCATCATGCAACTGATCGAACAGGACCGTGCAGAGCAACTTTATGCTGCGATGAACGACCGCCTGCAAACGCCTGGTGGCGCTGTGGCGAACACCATCGCGGGCGTCGGTGCATTGGGCCTGAAAACCGCCTTTATCGGACGTGTGCGCGATGACGGGTTGGGCAAATTCTATGCGGATGCCATGACCGACAACGGCATCGACTTCGTGAACCCGCCCGTCGCTGGCGGCGACCGCCCCACCTCGCGTTGCATGATTTTTGTTACTCCGGACGGAGAACGCTCGCTGAACACCTATTTGGGCATTTCCACTGGCCTCACATCCGAAGATGTCCCGACCAAAGTTGCCGGCAACGCCAAGATCATGTTTCTCGAAGGGTATCTTTTTGATCATGACGCAGGCAAAACCGCCTTCCGCGAAGCGGCCCGCGCGGCCAAAGCAGGCGGCGGCATGGCTGGTATTACCATCTCCGACCCCTTCTGCGTCGAGCGTCACCGCGCCGACTTCCTTCAGATGATCGAACACGAGCTGGACTTTGTGATCGGCAACGAAGCGGAGATCAAATCCCTGTTCGAAACCGATGATCTCGAAGAGGCCATGGCCAAAACTGCCGCCCTCTGCCCAATCATGGTCTGCACCCGCAGCGGCGATGGTGTGACCTTGATCCGTGAAGGTGAACGTGTAGACATCCCCGCCCCCGCCCGCATCACCCCCGTCGATGCCACAGGCGCAGGCGATCAATTCGCCGCTGGCTTCATCTACGGCATGGCAACCGGCCGCGACCTTGAGACGTGCGGACGCATGGGCAACCTCTGTGGTGCCGAAGTAATCTCCCACGTCGGACCGCGCCCGGCCACGGACATGATGGAGATTTTCCGGCGTGAAGGTCTCGTCTAA
- the nth gene encoding endonuclease III has product MEKASKQLDYHTIRAIMERFQEAEPEPKGELDHVNVYTLVVAVALSAQATDAGVNKATRALFQIADTPQKMLDLGLEGLTEHIKTIGLFRQKAKNVIKLSQILVDEYDGVVPNSRAALQSLPGVGRKTANVVLNMWWHQPAQAVDTHIFRVGNRTGIAPGKTVEAVERAVEDNIPADFQLHAHHWLILHGRYHCKARKPQCRTCIIKDLCQYKDKTE; this is encoded by the coding sequence ATGGAAAAAGCGTCAAAACAGCTCGATTATCACACCATCCGCGCCATAATGGAGCGGTTTCAAGAGGCTGAACCAGAGCCGAAAGGCGAGCTGGATCATGTAAACGTCTATACGCTTGTCGTGGCAGTGGCCCTGTCAGCGCAGGCCACGGATGCCGGTGTAAACAAAGCAACCCGCGCCCTGTTCCAAATCGCTGACACACCGCAGAAAATGCTGGATCTGGGGCTCGAAGGTCTGACCGAGCATATCAAGACCATCGGCCTGTTCCGCCAGAAGGCGAAGAACGTCATCAAGCTGAGCCAGATATTGGTGGATGAATATGACGGCGTGGTCCCAAATTCCCGCGCAGCTCTACAATCGCTGCCGGGTGTCGGACGCAAAACCGCGAACGTAGTTCTGAACATGTGGTGGCACCAACCCGCCCAAGCGGTGGACACCCACATTTTTCGTGTCGGCAACCGCACAGGCATCGCACCGGGTAAAACCGTCGAGGCCGTGGAGCGTGCAGTCGAGGATAACATCCCCGCCGACTTCCAGCTTCATGCCCATCACTGGCTCATCTTGCATGGCCGCTATCACTGCAAGGCGCGCAAACCACAGTGCCGCACCTGCATCATCAAAGACCTCTGCCAATACAAGGACAAAACCGAATGA
- a CDS encoding bifunctional helix-turn-helix domain-containing protein/methylated-DNA--[protein]-cysteine S-methyltransferase, with amino-acid sequence MKQMPQSTNIPENTYHYGVIARAITLIDCAEDPLSLDALAAQLGMSTAHFQRLFSAWVGVSPKRYQQYLTLGHAKALLRARLTTLEAAHEAGLSSTGRLHDLFVRWEAMSPGEYASGGAGLEISWGWFDSPFGAVLVMGTDKGICGLSLAAEMGENAAMADLRARWPAATFTENPQRLRPWVLAAFGMDRTLDKAPLYLIGAPFQIKVWEALLKLPEGQVTTYGEIAKAIGTPKAVRAVGTAVGRNPIGYLIPCHRVLRKSGELGGYHWGLPIKRAMLGYEAARTECR; translated from the coding sequence ATGAAACAGATGCCGCAAAGTACGAATATTCCCGAGAACACCTACCACTACGGTGTCATTGCACGTGCGATCACACTGATTGACTGTGCCGAAGACCCGCTGTCGCTTGACGCGCTGGCCGCTCAGCTTGGAATGAGCACTGCACATTTCCAGAGGTTGTTCTCGGCGTGGGTTGGCGTTTCGCCCAAGCGCTATCAGCAATATCTGACGCTGGGCCATGCCAAGGCGTTGCTTCGTGCGCGGCTCACTACATTGGAAGCGGCGCACGAAGCGGGGCTGTCTAGTACGGGCCGTCTGCATGATCTTTTTGTGCGCTGGGAGGCAATGAGCCCCGGGGAGTACGCCAGTGGTGGGGCGGGGCTGGAGATTTCTTGGGGCTGGTTTGATAGCCCTTTCGGAGCCGTTCTGGTGATGGGCACTGACAAGGGGATTTGTGGCCTGTCGCTGGCAGCCGAGATGGGCGAGAATGCCGCAATGGCCGATTTGCGGGCGCGGTGGCCAGCCGCAACCTTTACCGAAAACCCGCAGCGGCTGCGCCCTTGGGTCTTGGCGGCTTTCGGAATGGACCGAACCCTTGATAAGGCTCCGCTATACCTCATTGGAGCACCCTTTCAGATCAAAGTATGGGAGGCGTTGCTAAAGCTGCCGGAGGGGCAAGTCACAACTTACGGTGAAATAGCCAAGGCCATTGGCACACCCAAGGCCGTGCGCGCGGTTGGTACGGCTGTCGGGCGAAACCCGATTGGGTATCTTATTCCCTGTCACCGGGTATTGCGCAAATCGGGTGAGCTGGGCGGCTATCATTGGGGGCTACCTATCAAACGCGCGATGTTGGGGTATGAGGCGGCGCGCACAGAGTGCCGCTGA
- a CDS encoding OmpA family protein, whose product MTILKFPALAAMATVVALGACTTPNGSILAPESDPNQRLKNGALIGAGAGAVIGALSKGDGNRDNGALKGALIGGALGAGAGAILDKQERDLRASLGNDNVTINNTGDRLIVTLPQDILFATGSSNVRPDLQRDLGAVAGNLQAYPNSTIQIIGHTDSDGEAAFNQQLSESRANAVSSVLISNGVSPARIQAFGRGESQPIASNLNPQGKSQNRRVEIVILPNAS is encoded by the coding sequence ATGACTATTTTGAAATTCCCAGCTTTGGCCGCCATGGCGACAGTTGTTGCTTTGGGCGCTTGCACCACCCCTAACGGTTCAATTCTGGCGCCAGAAAGCGATCCGAACCAGCGTCTGAAAAATGGCGCACTGATTGGTGCCGGTGCAGGTGCCGTTATCGGTGCCCTGTCCAAGGGTGACGGCAACCGTGACAATGGCGCGCTGAAAGGCGCCCTTATCGGTGGCGCTCTTGGTGCTGGCGCCGGTGCGATCCTAGACAAGCAAGAACGCGACCTGCGTGCCAGCCTTGGCAACGACAACGTGACAATCAACAACACAGGCGACCGTCTGATTGTTACCCTGCCGCAGGACATTCTGTTCGCGACAGGCTCAAGCAACGTACGCCCTGATTTGCAGCGCGATCTGGGCGCGGTTGCGGGCAACCTTCAAGCTTACCCGAACTCGACCATCCAGATCATTGGTCACACAGACAGCGATGGCGAAGCCGCGTTCAACCAGCAACTGTCAGAAAGCCGCGCCAATGCGGTTTCATCTGTGCTGATTAGCAATGGCGTGTCACCAGCACGTATTCAGGCGTTTGGTCGCGGCGAAAGCCAGCCGATTGCGAGCAACCTGAACCCCCAGGGTAAGTCGCAAAACCGTCGTGTTGAAATCGTGATCCTGCCGAACGCAAGCTAA
- a CDS encoding NADPH-dependent FMN reductase, which translates to MAPIKLFGISGSLRKGSHNSLLLAEAARLFGEAEYTEADVNLPLYNGDDEEAHGVPAAVDALARQIADADAVIISTPEYNSGPSGVLKNALDWISRSQVKPWGGKPVAIMSAAAGRSGGERSQRMLRSFMVPFRTRILQGPEIHVAASYEQFDANGHLTGEIYIKELTELMEGLRAEIAR; encoded by the coding sequence ATGGCACCTATAAAACTATTCGGCATCTCCGGCTCCCTGCGCAAAGGCAGCCACAATTCTCTGCTTTTGGCTGAGGCAGCACGTCTGTTTGGCGAAGCTGAATACACTGAGGCAGACGTGAACCTGCCACTTTACAATGGCGATGACGAAGAAGCACACGGCGTGCCTGCGGCGGTGGATGCGCTTGCCCGGCAGATTGCGGATGCAGATGCGGTTATCATTTCCACACCTGAATATAACAGTGGTCCGTCTGGCGTTTTGAAAAACGCGCTTGATTGGATCAGCCGGTCTCAGGTGAAGCCGTGGGGCGGTAAGCCTGTGGCGATTATGTCAGCGGCTGCGGGTCGATCTGGCGGTGAGCGGTCGCAGCGGATGCTTCGCAGCTTTATGGTGCCGTTCCGGACACGTATTCTGCAAGGGCCAGAGATCCATGTTGCAGCCAGTTATGAACAATTCGATGCCAACGGCCATCTTACCGGTGAGATTTACATCAAGGAACTGACAGAGCTGATGGAAGGGCTGCGCGCAGAGATTGCACGCTAA
- a CDS encoding VOC family protein: protein MSPRLNSLDHLVLTVADIPATLAFYSHVLGMTHTGFTAADGSARHALFFGDMKINLHQQGAEFEPKARNVQTGSADLCFLSDTSLDEWKTHLTDQAIQIETGPVRRTGATGPINSLYVRDPDGNLIEISVLA from the coding sequence ATGAGCCCCCGTTTAAATAGCCTTGATCATTTGGTGCTGACGGTGGCCGATATTCCCGCCACGCTTGCATTCTATTCCCATGTTCTTGGCATGACGCATACCGGTTTTACCGCGGCAGACGGCAGCGCGCGCCATGCGCTGTTCTTTGGCGATATGAAGATCAACCTGCATCAGCAGGGAGCGGAATTTGAACCGAAGGCGCGAAACGTCCAAACCGGTTCTGCCGATCTGTGTTTTCTAAGCGATACGTCACTGGATGAATGGAAAACGCACCTGACGGATCAGGCGATCCAGATCGAAACAGGCCCGGTGCGCCGTACAGGTGCAACCGGGCCTATCAACTCTCTTTATGTTCGCGATCCCGATGGTAATCTTATCGAAATCAGCGTGCTTGCTTAG
- a CDS encoding FAD-binding oxidoreductase gives MTDITIRGAGIFGLSVAWVCCQRGARVQIVDPHGAAAGSSGGIVGALAPHVPENWNPKKAFQLESLLMAESFWAEIANAGVKNPGYARTGRLQPIADPAAHVLAQRRAETARELWRDHATWEVVTAQHGDWQPNSPDGHLIHDSLSAHLHPRQACEAIVAALRGFGVEVMPESTDKGAVLWATGVAGLEALNRDHTRSVGNGVKGQAALLRYDAAGAPQLFAGGVHVIPHLDGTVAIGSTSERDYDDPKSTDTKLDDVIAAACAAVPALEGAPVIARWAGVRPRARSRAPMLGAWPDRQGHFIANGGFKIGFGMAPKVAHVMADLLLDGSDTIPEGFRVEDNL, from the coding sequence ATGACAGATATCACCATTCGCGGCGCGGGTATCTTTGGCCTTTCGGTAGCTTGGGTCTGCTGCCAGCGTGGTGCGCGTGTGCAGATCGTTGATCCGCACGGGGCTGCAGCAGGCAGCAGCGGCGGTATCGTCGGTGCATTGGCCCCTCATGTTCCTGAAAACTGGAATCCGAAAAAGGCTTTCCAGCTAGAAAGCCTGTTGATGGCAGAGAGCTTCTGGGCCGAAATCGCCAATGCAGGCGTCAAGAATCCCGGATACGCAAGGACTGGCAGGCTCCAACCCATTGCCGATCCAGCTGCCCACGTCTTGGCCCAGCGCCGCGCGGAGACAGCGCGTGAGCTGTGGCGCGACCACGCAACGTGGGAGGTTGTCACCGCCCAGCATGGCGACTGGCAGCCAAACAGTCCTGATGGCCACCTTATCCACGACAGCCTCAGTGCGCATTTGCACCCTCGTCAGGCCTGCGAAGCAATTGTCGCTGCATTGCGTGGCTTTGGGGTTGAGGTGATGCCGGAGAGCACAGACAAAGGTGCCGTCCTCTGGGCGACGGGTGTGGCGGGCCTTGAGGCATTGAATCGTGATCACACACGCAGTGTTGGCAACGGCGTAAAAGGCCAAGCCGCCCTGCTCCGCTATGATGCAGCAGGCGCGCCGCAGCTTTTTGCAGGTGGCGTGCACGTCATTCCGCATCTGGATGGCACAGTCGCGATCGGCTCCACGTCCGAGCGCGACTATGACGATCCCAAAAGCACCGATACGAAGCTTGATGACGTGATTGCAGCAGCTTGCGCAGCGGTGCCTGCCCTTGAAGGCGCGCCAGTCATCGCCCGCTGGGCCGGTGTGCGTCCGCGCGCCCGCTCTCGGGCACCTATGCTTGGCGCATGGCCCGACCGTCAGGGGCACTTCATCGCAAACGGCGGTTTTAAAATCGGATTTGGCATGGCCCCCAAAGTCGCCCATGTCATGGCCGATCTGCTGTTGGACGGTTCAGACACCATTCCCGAAGGTTTTCGGGTGGAGGACAACCTATGA
- the mnmD gene encoding tRNA (5-methylaminomethyl-2-thiouridine)(34)-methyltransferase MnmD has protein sequence MQDQTAQIEWRDGRVPVSTRFDDPYFSIENGMDETRHVFLAGNDLPERFADGFHVAELGFGTGLNFLVALQAFRACGCGGKLRFTSFEAYPMAVADLHAALGAFEGLPSDLMEVDMFPAKLDGPDFELRVILGDARKTLPDWDGRADAWFLDGFSPAKNPELWSPELMAQVAGHTAAGGTAATYTAAGFVRRGLQEAGFEVRRVQGYGRKRHMTQAVLK, from the coding sequence GTGCAGGACCAGACGGCACAGATAGAATGGCGTGACGGGCGGGTGCCTGTTTCAACGCGTTTTGACGACCCTTATTTCAGCATTGAAAATGGCATGGATGAAACCCGCCATGTTTTCCTAGCCGGAAATGACCTGCCTGAACGGTTTGCAGACGGCTTTCATGTGGCCGAGTTGGGGTTCGGCACAGGATTGAACTTTCTCGTGGCTTTGCAAGCCTTCCGTGCCTGCGGTTGCGGTGGCAAATTACGGTTTACCAGTTTCGAAGCCTACCCGATGGCTGTGGCCGATCTGCACGCGGCCTTGGGCGCATTTGAAGGTCTGCCAAGTGATCTGATGGAGGTGGATATGTTTCCCGCGAAACTGGATGGTCCTGATTTTGAGCTGCGTGTGATCTTGGGCGATGCACGCAAGACGCTCCCCGATTGGGATGGTCGCGCGGATGCTTGGTTTCTTGACGGGTTTTCACCCGCTAAGAACCCTGAACTTTGGTCACCTGAGCTGATGGCACAGGTGGCGGGTCACACAGCCGCGGGCGGTACGGCGGCCACATACACTGCTGCGGGGTTTGTCCGGCGCGGCTTGCAGGAAGCTGGGTTTGAAGTGCGCCGCGTTCAGGGCTATGGCCGCAAACGACACATGACACAGGCTGTCTTGAAATGA
- a CDS encoding DMT family transporter: MSQGNNIPLGIMLMIATTLVFAVQDGLSRHLAGEYNVLMIVMIRYWFFAAFVIAIAKRRAGGILVAARTTQPLIQITRGLLLSLEICVMVVAFTVLGLVESHAVFTCYPLLVAALSGPVLGERVGWRRWAAIGVGFIGVMIILQPGREVFDVRALIPLLAAAMFAVYGLLTRYAGRRDSTATSFFWTGTVGAVAMTALGLWFWEPMSGRDWVWMICLCFTGVTGHWLLIRCYEVAEASAVQPFAYLQLVFAATIGVTLFGETVSANVAIGCAIIVAAGLFTFWRERLQR, from the coding sequence ATGAGCCAAGGCAACAACATCCCGCTGGGTATCATGTTGATGATCGCCACAACGCTTGTCTTTGCGGTGCAGGACGGCCTTTCAAGGCATTTGGCGGGCGAATACAATGTGCTCATGATCGTGATGATCCGCTATTGGTTCTTTGCGGCTTTCGTGATCGCGATCGCTAAACGGCGCGCAGGCGGCATATTGGTTGCGGCGCGCACGACACAACCGTTGATCCAGATCACGCGTGGGTTGCTGCTGTCGCTAGAGATCTGTGTGATGGTTGTCGCTTTCACGGTTCTGGGTCTGGTAGAAAGCCATGCCGTGTTCACCTGCTATCCGCTGTTGGTCGCGGCCCTGTCCGGTCCTGTGTTGGGTGAACGTGTCGGTTGGCGGCGCTGGGCTGCGATCGGTGTGGGATTCATCGGGGTGATGATTATCCTTCAACCCGGTCGGGAAGTGTTTGATGTACGCGCGCTAATCCCGCTGCTGGCGGCGGCGATGTTTGCAGTTTATGGCCTGCTGACCCGCTATGCGGGGCGGCGCGACAGCACTGCCACCAGCTTTTTCTGGACCGGAACTGTGGGGGCTGTTGCGATGACGGCGCTAGGCCTGTGGTTCTGGGAGCCGATGAGCGGTCGTGACTGGGTTTGGATGATCTGTCTGTGCTTTACCGGTGTGACCGGACACTGGTTGCTGATCCGCTGCTATGAGGTGGCAGAGGCAAGTGCGGTGCAGCCTTTCGCCTATCTCCAACTGGTGTTTGCCGCCACCATCGGCGTTACGCTGTTTGGTGAAACAGTCAGTGCCAATGTCGCCATCGGCTGCGCAATCATCGTGGCGGCGGGCCTATTCACCTTTTGGCGCGAACGCCTTCAACGTTGA
- a CDS encoding lytic transglycosylase domain-containing protein encodes MQAMRHYLTGLLLVCAIASTAAAEQRPRPLGWAMDALRGGDIAAAERIAERDGPVARDVIVWHRLRAGEGSFAELTSFLGRRADWPGMDYLLRQSEPEVIKQSEEEIIAFFDQYPAQTPMGVLAHARALSAKGLTGPAQANVVLAWRTMRMNANSQAAFLEDYAELLKPHHDARLDAMVWEREYDEARQMYGVASKEAEQAAESRIAFYRRLDSAVDTYESLPVALKITGGVNHARFEWRIRKGRETDAKDLMLEASRSVEGLGNPAAWGNRRRALARDEMRSGDPKRAYAMASQHWLTEGSDFADLEWLSGYIALRFLKDPTLALKHFKAHDSAVESPISQGRAGYWQGRALEEAGDNENATAAYAMGAKFQTSFYGILAAERARIPFPEKLWGEPPAQDWRTSPLAKAPLFEAGLLLQASGEMDLAERFWTHLADQLLEPDLELLGQAAIDVEQPHIAVMIGKRAARRGLEIASAYYALHPAGEADLPMAPEMTLAIARRESEFDPVVQSSVGARGLMQLMPATAKEVAQGLGILPQHTTDRLTADPVYNARLGSQYLSELAGRFDGNVVMMSAGYNAGPSRPIRWMEQFGDPRDGDIYVVDWIEMVPFRETQNYIMRVTESLPVYRARLGLDPLPIPFYEELTGSTLKAFAPKGE; translated from the coding sequence ATGCAAGCCATGAGACACTATCTGACCGGCCTGTTGCTCGTCTGTGCCATTGCTTCCACTGCCGCCGCCGAACAACGGCCACGCCCGTTAGGCTGGGCAATGGATGCCCTGCGGGGCGGCGATATTGCTGCGGCGGAGCGGATTGCCGAACGCGACGGCCCTGTCGCACGCGATGTGATTGTCTGGCATCGCCTGCGTGCTGGCGAAGGTAGCTTTGCCGAGCTTACCAGTTTCCTCGGCCGCCGCGCCGATTGGCCAGGCATGGATTATCTTCTGCGCCAGTCGGAACCAGAAGTGATCAAGCAAAGCGAAGAGGAAATCATCGCCTTTTTCGATCAATACCCCGCGCAAACGCCGATGGGCGTTTTGGCCCATGCCCGCGCACTGTCCGCGAAAGGGCTTACCGGTCCGGCACAAGCCAACGTTGTGCTTGCATGGCGCACGATGAGAATGAACGCCAATTCACAGGCCGCCTTTCTGGAAGATTATGCAGAGCTTCTAAAACCGCATCATGACGCCCGTCTGGACGCGATGGTTTGGGAACGCGAATATGACGAAGCGCGCCAGATGTATGGCGTTGCCAGCAAAGAAGCAGAGCAAGCCGCCGAATCGCGGATTGCTTTCTATCGCCGCCTGGACAGTGCTGTTGATACCTACGAAAGCCTGCCAGTTGCGCTTAAGATCACTGGGGGCGTGAACCACGCGCGGTTTGAATGGCGTATCCGCAAAGGACGTGAAACAGACGCCAAGGATTTGATGCTTGAGGCTTCGCGCAGTGTTGAAGGGCTAGGCAATCCGGCCGCATGGGGCAACCGCCGCCGTGCGCTAGCACGCGACGAGATGCGTTCAGGCGATCCGAAACGCGCGTATGCGATGGCCTCACAACACTGGCTGACCGAAGGGTCCGACTTCGCGGATCTGGAATGGTTGTCGGGCTATATCGCACTGCGTTTCCTCAAAGACCCAACGCTCGCGCTGAAACACTTTAAGGCGCATGATAGCGCGGTAGAATCGCCGATCAGCCAAGGCCGCGCAGGATACTGGCAGGGTCGCGCACTGGAAGAAGCAGGCGATAATGAAAACGCCACTGCCGCCTACGCTATGGGAGCCAAGTTCCAGACCTCATTCTATGGCATTCTGGCCGCTGAGCGTGCGCGCATCCCCTTTCCGGAAAAGCTGTGGGGTGAGCCACCTGCACAGGACTGGCGCACCAGTCCGCTTGCAAAGGCACCGTTGTTTGAAGCCGGATTGCTGTTGCAGGCCTCTGGCGAAATGGACCTTGCCGAACGTTTCTGGACCCATCTGGCAGACCAGCTCCTTGAGCCGGATCTGGAACTGTTGGGGCAAGCAGCCATTGATGTTGAGCAGCCCCATATTGCGGTGATGATCGGCAAACGTGCAGCGCGTCGCGGGCTCGAAATCGCCTCGGCCTATTATGCGCTTCATCCTGCCGGAGAAGCGGACCTGCCGATGGCCCCTGAAATGACTTTGGCCATTGCGCGGCGGGAAAGCGAATTTGACCCCGTGGTTCAATCCTCTGTGGGCGCGCGCGGGTTGATGCAATTGATGCCCGCCACAGCAAAGGAAGTGGCGCAGGGCCTTGGCATTCTGCCTCAGCACACCACTGACAGGCTCACGGCCGATCCCGTCTATAACGCGCGCCTTGGCTCACAATATCTGTCCGAACTTGCCGGGCGCTTTGATGGCAACGTCGTGATGATGTCAGCAGGCTATAACGCAGGGCCAAGCCGACCGATCCGCTGGATGGAGCAATTCGGCGATCCGCGTGATGGCGACATTTACGTCGTTGACTGGATCGAAATGGTCCCCTTCCGCGAGACGCAGAACTACATCATGCGGGTGACCGAAAGCTTGCCTGTTTACCGCGCGCGGCTCGGGCTCGATCCCCTGCCGATCCCCTTCTACGAAGAGCTGACAGGCTCAACGTTGAAGGCGTTCGCGCCAAAAGGTGAATAG
- the dapA gene encoding 4-hydroxy-tetrahydrodipicolinate synthase: MFSGSMPALVTPFRNGELDIETLKKLVEWHVGEGSNGLVPVGTTGESPTLTHREHEMVVEEVVKAAAGRIPVIAGAGSNNTLESIRLAQHAEKVGADGILVVTPYYNKPTQRGLIAHFTAVHDCCELPIIIYNIPPRSVIDMSPATMGELAKLPRIVGVKDATGDLARVSAQRLTCGKEFVQLSGEDATAHGFNAQGGVGCISVTANVAPKLGAQLQAACAAGDYTTALEIQDKLMPLHQAIFTEPGLVGVKYAMSRLDLCSEEVRLPLTALGDETRKLIDAGLKHAGLL, translated from the coding sequence ATGTTTTCAGGTTCTATGCCTGCCCTCGTCACGCCGTTTCGCAACGGCGAGCTGGATATTGAAACGCTGAAGAAACTTGTCGAATGGCATGTGGGCGAAGGCTCTAACGGACTTGTTCCGGTGGGTACCACGGGCGAATCGCCGACGTTGACCCACCGTGAGCATGAGATGGTCGTCGAAGAGGTCGTAAAAGCCGCTGCTGGCAGAATTCCGGTAATCGCGGGTGCGGGCAGCAACAACACGCTGGAAAGCATCCGTTTGGCGCAGCACGCCGAAAAGGTCGGTGCCGACGGTATTCTTGTGGTCACGCCCTATTACAACAAGCCGACGCAGCGCGGTCTGATCGCGCATTTCACTGCCGTGCATGATTGCTGCGAATTGCCGATCATTATCTATAACATTCCGCCCCGTTCGGTCATCGACATGAGCCCGGCAACAATGGGTGAACTGGCCAAGCTGCCGCGTATTGTCGGCGTCAAAGATGCGACTGGTGATCTCGCGCGTGTGAGCGCGCAGCGCCTGACCTGTGGCAAAGAATTTGTTCAACTGTCAGGTGAAGACGCCACTGCGCACGGCTTTAATGCTCAGGGTGGCGTCGGCTGTATTTCGGTCACTGCGAACGTCGCGCCAAAGCTTGGTGCACAATTGCAAGCGGCGTGCGCTGCGGGTGACTACACAACAGCACTTGAGATTCAGGACAAACTGATGCCGCTGCATCAAGCGATCTTTACCGAGCCGGGCCTGGTTGGTGTTAAGTATGCCATGTCGCGGCTTGATCTGTGCTCCGAAGAAGTGCGCCTGCCACTGACAGCGTTGGGCGACGAGACGCGCAAGCTGATTGACGCGGGCCTCAAGCACGCTGGTTTGCTGTAA